A genomic segment from Nocardiopsis sp. Huas11 encodes:
- a CDS encoding VOC family protein → MSNTTTSIHSPAPTSGIRYVAVTFDCEDPAELARFYGRVLDLPVVFSSDHFVLLGQEGAPGLGFNRLDGYRRPTWPDPAQEKQAHIELGVEDLDETQTRLLSLGATAPPSQPRPDRWRVLLDPAGHPFCISTQV, encoded by the coding sequence ATGAGCAACACGACCACTTCCATCCACTCGCCCGCGCCCACGTCCGGCATCCGCTACGTGGCCGTCACGTTCGACTGCGAGGACCCGGCCGAGCTGGCCCGCTTCTACGGCCGGGTCCTCGACCTGCCCGTCGTCTTCTCCAGCGACCACTTCGTCCTGCTCGGGCAGGAGGGTGCTCCCGGGCTGGGATTCAACCGGCTCGACGGCTACCGGCGCCCCACCTGGCCGGACCCGGCCCAGGAGAAGCAGGCCCACATCGAACTGGGCGTCGAGGACCTGGATGAGACGCAGACCAGACTCCTGTCCCTGGGCGCGACCGCACCCCCGAGCCAGCCGCGGCCCGACCGGTGGCGGGTTCTGCTCGACCCCGCCGGCCACCCCTTCTGTATCTCCACCCAGGTCTGA